The following coding sequences are from one Psychrobacter sp. AH5 window:
- a CDS encoding IS5 family transposase, whose translation MPRTMLKDEHWTRLKPILLELNIYDKGNLRQTVEGVLYRMRVGCPWRDLPECFGKPNTIYKAYQRWFRSNKLMALFTLLIKDADLEWVFIDGTHIKAHQHSSSGNENLQSISKSVAGRATKIHLAVDAHGNPITFILSDGTTHDVKVAPDLIDKVDLSNTDVLCADKGYDSDALRAHIEQSGTHDNIPRKRNTQSSNDHMDWDLYKARHLVENAFAKLKQYRAVATRFDKLKQSYENTVALACAYIWLKL comes from the coding sequence ATGCCTCGCACCATGCTCAAAGATGAACACTGGACAAGACTGAAACCTATATTACTAGAACTTAATATCTATGACAAAGGAAATCTTAGACAAACGGTTGAAGGCGTGCTTTATCGCATGCGTGTTGGCTGTCCTTGGCGCGACTTACCCGAGTGTTTTGGCAAGCCTAATACCATCTATAAAGCTTACCAGCGCTGGTTTCGCAGTAATAAGCTGATGGCATTATTTACGTTACTGATCAAAGACGCAGACCTTGAGTGGGTCTTTATCGATGGCACTCATATTAAAGCGCATCAGCACAGCAGTAGTGGCAATGAGAATCTACAATCCATTAGTAAAAGTGTGGCAGGCCGCGCGACCAAGATTCACTTGGCAGTTGATGCGCATGGCAATCCGATCACCTTTATCTTGTCAGATGGCACAACCCACGATGTCAAAGTCGCACCTGATTTAATAGACAAGGTTGACTTGAGTAATACAGATGTTTTATGTGCCGATAAAGGCTATGATTCTGATGCACTACGAGCGCATATTGAACAATCAGGGACGCATGATAACATCCCTCGAAAAAGAAACACTCAGTCTTCTAACGACCATATGGACTGGGACTTATATAAAGCCAGGCATCTAGTAGAAAACGCTTTCGCTAAGCTAAAACAGTATAGGGCGGTTGCCACTAGATTTGATAAGCTCAAGCAGAGTTATGAAAATACGGTCGCTCTTGCTTGTGCTTATATCTGGCTCAAATTATGA
- a CDS encoding alpha-hydroxy acid oxidase, with protein sequence MKDLSKITEIEDLRQVAARKVPRMFYDYVDSGSWTQTTYRNNETDFDRIKLRQRVLVDMENRSLATTMVGEKVAMPVAIAPTGFTGMMWADGEIHAARAAEKFGIPFSLSTMSICSIEDVAENTSAPFWFQLYVMRDQDFMANLIRRAKAANCSALILTADLQVLGQRHKDIKNGLSAPPKPTLANILNLMTKPEWCLNMLGTKRRTFGNIVGHAKDVEDISSLSAWTAEQFDPGLSWDDVARIKDQWGGKLIIKGIMEPEDAILAARSGADALVVSNHGGRQLDGAPSSIAALSDIVQAVRAENSQIEIWLDSGIRSGQDVLKAIALGANGTMIGRAFLYGLGAYGEDGVRRALELIYNECDITMAFCGHTDINKVTDDILVNGSYEQLKSALPYLAPMRW encoded by the coding sequence ATGAAAGATTTGAGTAAAATTACCGAAATAGAAGATCTGCGCCAAGTAGCCGCGCGCAAAGTGCCGCGCATGTTTTATGATTATGTCGATTCAGGCTCATGGACGCAGACCACTTATCGCAATAACGAGACCGACTTTGATCGTATCAAACTGCGTCAGCGGGTACTGGTCGATATGGAAAATCGCTCGCTGGCAACGACTATGGTTGGCGAAAAAGTAGCCATGCCTGTCGCTATTGCACCGACCGGATTTACGGGCATGATGTGGGCGGATGGCGAGATTCATGCCGCGCGCGCCGCTGAAAAATTCGGTATTCCTTTTTCCTTGTCGACCATGAGTATCTGCTCGATTGAAGATGTCGCTGAGAATACTAGTGCGCCGTTTTGGTTTCAGCTCTATGTGATGCGCGATCAAGACTTTATGGCGAATCTAATACGCCGCGCCAAAGCTGCAAACTGTTCGGCGCTAATATTAACCGCGGATTTGCAAGTGCTGGGCCAACGGCACAAAGATATCAAAAACGGCCTCTCCGCGCCGCCCAAGCCAACTTTGGCTAATATCCTCAATCTGATGACCAAGCCTGAATGGTGTCTAAATATGCTGGGCACAAAAAGGCGCACCTTTGGCAATATCGTCGGTCATGCCAAAGATGTCGAGGATATCTCCTCACTCTCGGCATGGACGGCGGAGCAGTTTGATCCGGGGCTAAGCTGGGACGATGTGGCGCGTATCAAAGATCAATGGGGCGGCAAGCTGATTATAAAAGGTATTATGGAGCCTGAGGATGCGATACTGGCGGCACGTAGCGGCGCGGATGCTTTGGTGGTGTCCAATCATGGCGGTCGTCAGCTCGATGGCGCGCCCTCCTCTATCGCCGCGCTTAGCGATATCGTGCAAGCAGTGCGGGCGGAGAATAGTCAGATTGAGATTTGGCTCGATAGTGGTATTCGCTCAGGGCAAGACGTGCTCAAGGCCATAGCGTTAGGCGCTAATGGTACCATGATCGGTCGTGCCTTTCTGTACGGATTGGGCGCTTATGGCGAGGATGGGGTGCGCCGGGCGCTGGAGCTAATTTATAACGAGTGCGATATCACTATGGCGTTTTGTGGTCATACCGATATTAACAAAGTCACCGATGATATCTTAGTCAATGGCAGTTATGAGCAGCTCAAATCCGCTTTGCCGTATCTGGCGCCGATGCGTTGGTAG
- a CDS encoding MipA/OmpV family protein, which yields MFKQSATSVINRPVLAVLATTMLLGAASSANAAPFKNLPADQDAQLSVGVNALYVNSAYDLDDNEIRVLPGVFYDNNRFYARGASAGVYAINDGTNQLSAYAQLAGNSFDPDDANGALQGLNERKISAAAGITYLRRTPVGGFRAQVATDVLDHSGGSSARLTYLARITKDKLTVYPSIGFEYYDDEYNEYYYGVTAEESAKTGVAAYKANSSLNPYINVSANYDFNERWAGFFNQSLSYLPNEQYDSPMVDSRTEATTTLGLLYKF from the coding sequence ATGTTTAAACAATCCGCTACAAGCGTCATAAATCGCCCGGTACTTGCTGTCTTAGCCACTACGATGCTATTAGGGGCCGCTAGCAGCGCAAATGCTGCTCCTTTCAAAAACCTACCTGCCGACCAAGACGCTCAGCTTAGCGTGGGCGTCAACGCGTTATATGTCAATAGCGCTTATGACTTGGACGACAATGAAATACGAGTGTTGCCGGGCGTGTTTTATGATAACAATAGATTTTATGCGCGCGGTGCTAGCGCTGGTGTCTATGCCATCAACGATGGTACTAACCAACTATCCGCCTACGCTCAGTTAGCTGGCAACTCTTTTGATCCTGATGATGCCAATGGTGCGCTGCAAGGTCTTAATGAGCGTAAAATATCTGCCGCTGCTGGTATCACTTATCTGCGCCGTACCCCGGTTGGCGGTTTTCGCGCGCAAGTGGCCACTGACGTCCTAGATCATAGTGGCGGCTCTAGTGCTCGCTTAACTTACTTGGCTCGTATCACCAAAGACAAGCTCACCGTCTATCCAAGTATAGGTTTTGAGTATTATGATGATGAGTATAATGAGTACTATTATGGCGTCACGGCTGAAGAGTCGGCAAAAACAGGCGTTGCCGCTTATAAAGCCAATTCAAGCTTAAACCCTTATATCAATGTCAGTGCCAACTACGACTTTAACGAGCGCTGGGCTGGATTTTTTAACCAAAGCTTAAGCTATCTGCCAAATGAGCAATACGATAGCCCGATGGTAGACTCACGTACCGAAGCAACCACGACGCTGGGTTTACTTTATAAATTCTAG
- a CDS encoding adhesin, with amino-acid sequence MKNLTVALSSAAIMMAALGSGSAMAYSDNVMEPSESYDTAIKHRQVNYTCLNNNKISVTYGFNKQYLPTFAEATLNGKTRFLPINLARTDNVSTVFGDEDNFSIMTGPLRLNNYHKSSANIQNAKSEIVYKGCEVASIVKIKG; translated from the coding sequence ATGAAAAATCTAACCGTAGCATTATCATCAGCCGCTATTATGATGGCAGCGTTAGGTTCAGGTTCTGCCATGGCTTACTCAGATAATGTCATGGAGCCAAGTGAGAGTTATGACACCGCTATCAAGCATAGACAAGTAAACTACACTTGCCTAAATAATAATAAAATCAGCGTGACTTACGGCTTTAATAAGCAGTATTTGCCTACCTTTGCTGAGGCTACTTTGAATGGTAAAACAAGGTTTTTACCGATTAATTTAGCGCGTACGGACAATGTCTCAACCGTGTTTGGTGATGAAGACAACTTTAGTATTATGACCGGACCTCTACGTTTAAATAACTATCATAAGTCCTCGGCTAATATTCAAAACGCTAAGAGCGAAATCGTTTATAAAGGCTGTGAAGTGGCTTCTATTGTGAAGATTAAAGGTTAG
- a CDS encoding Hsp20/alpha crystallin family protein, translated as MSKLVTRNSIFDNFFDEMAPSFLMRPLHGEALPSAGQIKIDVNEKDDKFYVNAEIPGVAKEDIDLSITGDIVSISAEIAQHDEQKENNKVLRSERYFGSVSRSFQLPDKVKVDAAEASYENGILKLVLPKETGSERKKLEIK; from the coding sequence ATGAGTAAATTAGTCACACGTAATTCAATCTTTGACAACTTCTTTGATGAGATGGCCCCTAGTTTTTTGATGCGCCCGCTCCATGGCGAAGCACTACCTAGTGCGGGTCAGATTAAGATTGATGTCAATGAAAAAGACGATAAGTTCTATGTCAATGCTGAGATACCGGGCGTAGCCAAGGAAGATATCGACCTATCGATCACTGGAGATATTGTCTCTATTAGCGCCGAGATTGCGCAGCATGATGAACAAAAAGAGAATAATAAGGTCTTACGTAGCGAGCGCTACTTTGGCTCTGTATCTCGTAGCTTCCAATTACCTGACAAAGTTAAGGTAGATGCAGCAGAAGCCTCTTACGAAAACGGCATACTAAAGCTAGTACTACCCAAAGAGACCGGCTCAGAGCGTAAAAAGCTTGAAATTAAATAA
- a CDS encoding rhomboid family intramembrane serine protease — protein sequence MTLKQLFSTAPVTTLLLISFIGLFIIQLLTGVDANNPSTEQLLNWGANALPYTLGDEPWRLVSSGFLHIGLMHLLFNSFAMYFFGQIAEPMFGSAKFLALFLLAVVGGNVLNNQVTWQAIIDGSGQPGLSAGASGGIMGIGAALLVAAFFKMSVNGMVLNLKSLVLIMGINLVYGFAVPGIDNAGHIGGAITGLIIALPIAWIYRQHEQAQQAAIAEAQMAYQNAVQQSYASHSHNVFVNSNQVIDNNPPLTNIFADNNSQIPVNLTKGAKTAGKESTTIDTDEGNRDSYISHYPTYIDPKSFMPEPAKTSLIEQILPWIVMLIIVIAFVWWWQDIHNQILQILAATEQPIE from the coding sequence ATGACTCTAAAACAATTATTTAGTACTGCACCTGTCACTACCTTATTACTAATCAGCTTTATTGGGCTGTTTATAATCCAGCTGCTAACCGGCGTTGATGCCAATAACCCCTCTACTGAGCAGCTATTGAATTGGGGCGCAAATGCTTTGCCTTATACTCTAGGCGATGAGCCTTGGCGCTTAGTGAGTAGCGGGTTTTTACATATTGGCCTGATGCATTTATTGTTTAATAGCTTTGCGATGTATTTTTTTGGTCAAATCGCCGAGCCGATGTTTGGCTCTGCTAAATTTTTGGCGTTATTTTTATTAGCGGTAGTCGGCGGTAATGTGCTAAATAATCAGGTGACTTGGCAAGCTATCATAGACGGTAGCGGCCAGCCCGGTCTATCCGCTGGCGCATCAGGCGGTATCATGGGCATCGGTGCAGCGTTACTAGTAGCGGCGTTTTTTAAGATGTCGGTCAATGGCATGGTGCTCAATCTAAAAAGCTTAGTTCTCATTATGGGTATCAACTTAGTGTACGGCTTTGCAGTGCCAGGTATCGATAATGCCGGTCATATCGGCGGCGCTATTACCGGGTTGATTATTGCGCTACCTATTGCTTGGATCTATCGTCAGCACGAGCAAGCACAACAAGCGGCTATAGCTGAGGCGCAAATGGCTTATCAAAACGCTGTGCAACAAAGCTATGCAAGCCACTCTCATAATGTTTTTGTCAATAGTAACCAAGTTATTGATAATAATCCGCCACTTACCAATATATTTGCTGATAATAACAGCCAAATCCCTGTAAACTTAACTAAAGGGGCTAAAACTGCTGGTAAAGAATCTACTACTATCGATACTGATGAGGGTAATCGCGATAGTTACATCAGTCATTATCCGACTTATATTGACCCCAAAAGTTTTATGCCAGAACCGGCTAAAACTAGCCTCATTGAGCAAATACTTCCTTGGATAGTGATGCTCATTATCGTCATAGCCTTCGTTTGGTGGTGGCAAGATATTCATAATCAAATTTTGCAAATACTGGCAGCTACTGAACAACCTATAGAATAA
- a CDS encoding glutaredoxin family protein, protein MTTNDYTAVKQLRDAITNQLPRFGDAEKSQQCWLLGTTGCHLCDIAEGLMRQLAAVEPIHYHYVDISDFDEALMMQLATAIPVVLTPTQRLDYPFSVLDLQQLIV, encoded by the coding sequence ATGACTACTAATGACTATACAGCTGTCAAGCAGCTGCGTGACGCTATTACAAACCAGCTGCCTAGGTTTGGCGATGCTGAAAAATCTCAGCAATGTTGGCTGCTAGGCACTACGGGCTGTCATTTATGTGATATCGCTGAAGGTCTAATGAGGCAATTAGCAGCGGTAGAGCCTATCCATTATCACTATGTCGATATCAGCGACTTTGATGAGGCGCTCATGATGCAATTGGCTACCGCTATCCCTGTAGTTCTCACGCCAACACAGCGTTTAGATTACCCTTTTTCGGTATTGGATTTGCAGCAATTAATAGTATAA
- the mtgA gene encoding monofunctional biosynthetic peptidoglycan transglycosylase — MTSFGSFFKRLLGAIILIIVAFHLLVAALLLIWKFQPINNSMFMLTHRLTGGEVTQQWVEYDAIAKSAKQAAIVSEDSTFSQHHGFDMKGIKDAQKKNEATGKTSAGGSTITQQLAKNLFLTSHRSYVRKADEAVITLMIETLWDKQRILTAYLNVAEFGNGIYGIEAAANHYFDKSAANLNRDESALLISMLTNPKYYQDNQGDRRLRNKQRIVKKRMKNAVLP, encoded by the coding sequence ATGACGAGTTTTGGCAGTTTTTTCAAGCGTTTATTAGGAGCGATTATCCTGATAATTGTCGCTTTTCATTTATTAGTAGCCGCGCTGCTACTGATATGGAAGTTTCAGCCTATCAATAATAGTATGTTTATGCTGACTCATAGATTGACAGGCGGCGAGGTCACGCAGCAGTGGGTGGAGTATGATGCTATTGCCAAATCTGCTAAGCAAGCGGCGATAGTCAGTGAGGATTCGACCTTTAGCCAGCATCATGGTTTTGATATGAAAGGTATAAAAGATGCCCAGAAAAAAAACGAAGCTACTGGCAAGACCTCAGCAGGCGGCTCAACGATCACCCAGCAATTGGCCAAAAATCTATTTTTGACCTCACATCGCTCTTATGTGCGTAAGGCTGACGAGGCGGTTATTACCTTAATGATAGAAACTCTATGGGATAAGCAGCGTATCTTGACCGCGTACCTTAATGTGGCTGAATTTGGTAACGGTATCTACGGTATTGAAGCGGCAGCCAATCATTATTTTGATAAATCAGCGGCCAATCTCAATCGCGATGAGTCGGCGCTACTGATTAGTATGCTCACCAATCCTAAATATTATCAAGACAATCAAGGCGATAGACGCTTGCGTAATAAGCAGCGCATTGTCAAAAAACGCATGAAAAACGCAGTATTACCTTAA